The following is a genomic window from Pseudomonas promysalinigenes.
ATCTGACTCAAGAAGCGGCCTTGCGTTGCGAACAGATTGCCCAGCAGCCCCAGGAATCGACTCAGCAATGCTGAATTCCTGGGGCCGCTTTGCGGCCCTTTCGCGACGCAGGCCCACCCATCAAGAGCAGGCCATTGCGAAACCTGGCAAACACCCGGTTTTTTTACTGTCACCGCATCGCTGTTTCGTCTTGTCACCAGACGCCCTCATTTTCCAAGGACACCCCTATGAACGATCGCCCAGCCCTGCGCTCGCAACGTTTGAACCAAGTCACTCAAGCTGCGCACAGCGAGCTCGATGCCCTGGTCAAATCCCACGCACCCTTCGACAGCCGTGAAAATTTCGCCCGTTTCGTCGTCGCCCAGTACCTGTTCCAGGCTGAACTGCAGAGCCTGTACAACGACCCGCAACTGATCACCATCGTTCCGGACCTTGCCCAGCGCTGCCGCGCCGAGCAAGCCCGCCTGGACCTTGCAGACCTTGATACCGAAGTGCCGGCGAGTTTGCCTGGGGCGCTGCGCAGCCCGAGCCTGGGTGAAGCACTGGGCTGGATCTTCGTCTCCGAAGGCTCCAAACTGGGCGCTGCGTTTCTGATCAAGCGTGCCGTGGCCCTGGAGTTGTCCGAAAATTTTGGTGCCCGCCACCTTGGCGAGCCGGCAGGTGGCCGCGCCGCAGGCTGGAAGCAGTTCACCCGCATTCTCGATGACCTGGCGCTGTCGCCCGAACAAGACGCCGCCGCCGAGCGCGGCGCGCAAGCCGCCTTCGAGCGCTTCACCGAACTGCTCAAGCATGCCTACGCCGCAGACACGGCATTGGCCTGATTCGCTCCAGCCGGCCGCCTTACCGGTGGCCGGACGTTTTCAATGCAGTGAGACCATGACCCGACCTGCCCGCTCGAAACTGTCCCGCCTGCTGTATGGCATCCTGGCTTACACAAGCCTGGGCATCGGCCTGGTCGCCATCGTCATCCCCGGCCTGCCGACCACCGAGTTCATCCTGCTGGCTGCCTGGGCCGCCACGCGCAGCTCGCCACGGCTGTCAGCGTGGCTTGAGAACCATCGGGTGTTCGGGCCGATCCTGTACAACTGGCGCAACGGCAAGGTGATCCAGCGCCGCGCCAAGGTCAGCGCCACCCTCAGCATGCTGTTGTGTGCAGGGTTGATGCTGATTTTCCTCGAACACCACTGGCCGGTGTTTCTGGCGATCGCCGGCATGACACTTGGCAATCTGTGGATCTGGTCGCGCCCGGAGCAGCCCTGCACCGCAGGCTCACAAGCTCAGCAACCCTGAATACAGCAGGTAGGCAGCCAACCCCGCGCCGGCCAGCACAGCCGCGAAAATCAGCTTCTCCCATGCCGTGAACAGGGTTTGGCCCTGTTCATGTTTGGCCCGAGCGAACAGGATAACGCCTGGCGCATACAGGAGTGCCGACAGCAACAAGTACTTCAGGCCGCCGGCGTATAGCAACCACACTGCGTAAATCAACGCCACCAGCGCCACCATCAGGTCTTTGCGCCTTAGGCCCCGCTGGCCCTGGTAGCCTTCCCCGCGCCACGCGATCAATAGCGCGTAAGCCGCCGACCACAGGTAGGGCACCAGAATCATCGACGAGGCGAGGTAGATCAGGCTGGTATAGGTGCCGGCCGAAAACAGGGTGATCAGCAAGAACCCCTGGATCATGCAGTTGGTCAGCCACAGCGCATTGGCAGGCACGTGGTTGGCGTTTTCCTTGGCCAGAAAGCGCGGCATGGTCTTGTCACGGGCCGTGGCAAAAAGAATTTCGGCGCACAACAATGCCCAGGACAGCAAGGCCCCAAGCAGCGACACCGCCAGCCCAATACTGATCAGCAAGCCCCCCCAAGGGCCGACGATGTGCTCCAGCACCGAGGCCAGCGACGGGTTCTGCAACCCGGCCAGTTCCGGTTGGGTCATGACCCCCAGCGACAGTACATTGACCAACACCAACAGTGCCAACACCCCGAGAAACCCCACCACCGTGGCCTTGCCGACATCCGACCGGCGCTGTGCGCGCCCCGAATAAACGCTGGCGCCTTCGATACCGATGAACACGAACACGGTGACCAGCATCATGTTGCGCACCTGGCTCAGCACATTGCCGAACTGCGGGTTGCTCTGGCCCCAAATATCGCGCGTGAAGATATCGGCGCGAAACGCGAAAGCGGCAATGACCACGAAGATCAGCAACGGCACGATTTTGGCCACGGTGGTCACTTGGTTGATGAACGCCGCCTCCTTGATGCCGCGCAGCACCAGAAAATGCACGGCCCACAGCAGCACGGAGGCGCAAGCGATGGCAACCGGCGTATTGCCCTGGCCAAATACTGGAAAGTAGAAGCCCAGGGTGCTGAACAGCAGCACGAAGTAGCCGACATTGCCCATCCAGGCACTGATCCAGTATCCCCATGCCGAGGAAAACCCCATGTACTCGCCGAAGCCAGCTTTGGCGTAGGCATAGACTCCCGAGTCCAGTTCAGGTTTACGGTTGGCCAGCGTCTGGAACACGAACGCCAAGGCCAGCATGCCCACAGCGGTGATTGCCCAGCCAATTAGAACCGCGCCGACGTCGGCGCGGGCAGCCATGTTCTGCGGCAGCGAAAAGATCCCGCCACCAATCATCGAACCGACAACCAATGCGATCAGTGCGGCCAGGCGCAGCTTTTGTCCTGGTTCGTTCATGCTGTTCCTTGTTCACATTGTCAGAGGCTGAAACAACCCTGTGCGCCATCTTTTAGTGCTACATAGACCGGCTTAAAATTAAACTCATGCCTGTAATGACGGAAGTAACTTATAAAATTCCTGTAACGCTAGCAGTTGTAACACAACAAGAAAAGAAACCTATAAAACGCACAATTTTTTGTGAAAAATTTGCGAAAACGGTGAAAGCAACTAGCTTCAGAGATCGCAGGTTAAACAGAGCGTTCGCTCTAGCCGTACATGGAGGTGCCAGCGCATAAGGCCTGCAGCTGAGCTGTTGGCACTCTCCAGGAGCGCGTGAAGGAAATTTCCTACCTTCACCTTGCCTAGAACTGATTCACGTCAGTTCAAGGCCACGGCGACGGATTTATGCTGTCGTCAACTTTCTCCTGGCAGGAGTTGTTAAATGTCTGATTCTTCGGGAAAACTAAAGCTAGGCGCATTAGTTGCACTTGTGGTCGGCTCGATGATTGGTGGCGGTATCTTTTCGCTGCCGCAGAACATGGCCGCCAGTGCGGGCGTCGGCGCGGTTCTAATTGGCTGGGCAATCACCGCAGTGGGCATGCTGACCCTGGCATTCGTGTTCCAGACCCTGGCCAACCGCAAGCCCGACCTGGACGGCGGTGTGTATGCCTATGCCAAGGCAGGCTTCGGCGATTACATGGGTTTCTCATCAGCATGGGGGTACTGGATCAGCGCCTGGCTAGGGAATGTCGGCTATTTCGTATTGCTGTTCAGCACTTTGGGCTACTTTTTCCCAATCTTCGGCGAAGGTAACACCCCCGCGGCCATCATCGGTGCATCGGTGCTGCTGTGGGCCGTGCATTTTCTGGTACTGCGCGGCATCAAGGAAGCAGCCTTTATCAACCTGGTCACCACTGTGGCCAAGGTTGTGCCGCTGGTGCTGTTTGCGCTGATTTGCCTGTTCGCCTTCAAGCTCGAGGTGTTCACCGCCGACATCTGGGCCGTGGGCACTCCCGAGCTTGGCAGCGTGATGAACCAGGTACGCAACATGATGCTGGTCACCGTCTGGGTGTTTATCGGCATCGAAGGCGCAAGCATCTTCTCGTCACGGGCGGAAAAACGCTCCGACGTGGGCAAGGCCACGGTCATCGGCTTCATCACCGTGTTGCTGTTCCTGGTGCTGGTCAACGTGCTTTCGCTGGGCATCATGACCCAGCCGGAGCTGGCCAAGCTGCAGAACCCGTCGATGGCTGCGGTGCTCGAGCATGTGGTAGGCCATTGGGGTGCGGTGCTGATCAGCGTCGGGCTGATCATCTCGCTGCTCGGCGCCCTGTTGTCCTGGGTGTTGCTGTGCGCCGAGATCATGTTCGCTGCGGCCAAGGACCACACGATGCCGGAGTTCCTGCGCCGGGAAAACGCCAACCAGGTGCCGGCGAACGCGCTGTGGCTGACCAACGCGATGGTGCAGATCTTCCTGGTCATCACGCTGTTCTCCAACAGTACCTACCTGTCGCTGATCTACCTCGCCACCTCGATGATCCTGGTGCCTTACCTGTGGTCAGCGGCGTATGCCTTCCTGCTGGCACTGCGCAGCGAGACATACGAACAGGCCCTTGCCGAACGCAAGAAGGACCTGATCATCGGTGCCATCGCACTGCTTTACGCCATCTGGCTGCTGTATGCCGGAGGGGTCAAATACCTGCTGCTTTCGGCCCTGCTCTACGCCCCCGGCGCGATCCTGTTCGCCAAAGCCAAGCGGGAGGTGGGCCAGCCGATCTTCACCAACGTGGAAAAACTGATCTTCGCAGCCGTGGTCGTCGGCGCCCTGGTGGCAGCCTATGGCCTGTATGACGGCTTCCTGACCCTTTGACCCACGTCTTCGTTCAATTGGAGGAATGAACCATGTCCGCTGAAAAACAGAAGTACGGTGTCCACTCCGAAGCCGGCAAGCTGCGCAAGGTAATGGTTTGCGCACCGGGCCTGGCGCACAAGCGGCTGACCCCAAGCAACTGTGACGAGCTGCTGTTCGACGACGTGATCTGGGTCGACCAGGCCAAACGTGACCATTTCGACTTCGTCACCAAAATGCGCGAGCGTGGGGTAGACGTGCTGGAAATGCACAACTTGCTGACGGATATCGTGCAGGACAAGCAGGCTCTGGACTGGATTCTCGACCGCAAGATCACCGCAGACAGCGTGGGTGTCGGCCTGACCCACGAAGTGCGCAGCTGGCTCGAAGGCCTGGAGCCTCGCCATCTGGCCGAATTTCTGATCGGCGGAGTGGCCGGCCAGGACCTACCGCAGAGCGAAGGCGCCGATGTGGTGCGCATGTACAACGAATACCTGGGCCACTCCAGTTTCATCCTGCCACCGCTGCCCAACACCCAGTTCACCCGTGACACCACCTGCTGGATCTACGGCGGTGTGACGCTGAACCCGATGTACTGGCCCGCGCGGCGCCAGGAAACCCTGCTAACCACCGCCATCTACAAATTCCACAAGGAATTCACCGGCGCCGACTTCCAGGTCTGGTACGGCGACCCGGACAAGGACCACGGCAGCGCAACCCTCGAAGGCGGTGACGTGATGCCGATCGGTAACGGCATCGTGCTGATCGGCATGGGCGAGCGCACCTCGCGCCAAGCCATCGGCCAACTGGCGCAGAACCTGTTCGCCAAGGGGGCCGTGAAAGAGGTGATCGTCGCCGGCCTGCCCAAATCCCGCGCGGCCATGCACCTGGACACGGTGTTCAGCTTCTGCGACCGGGACCTGGTCACGGTCTTCCCGGAAGTGGTCAAGGAGATCGTCCCGTTCATCATCCGCCCCGATGAAAACAAGCCGTACGGCATGGACGTGCATCGCATTCACAAGTCGTTCATCGAAGTGGTGGGCGAGCAACTTGGCCTGAAGGACGGGCTGCGGGTGGTAGAGACCGGCGGCAACAGCTTCGCCGCCGAGCGCGAACAGTGGGACGACGGCAACAACGTGGTGGCCATCGAGCCAGGCGTGGTCATTGGCTACGACCGCAACACTTACACCAACACCCTGCTGCGCAAAGCCGGCGTCGAGGTCATCACCATCAGCGCCGGCGAGCTAGGCCGCGGCCGCGGCGGCGGCCATTGCATGACCTGCCCGATCGTACGCGACCCTATCGACTATTAACGCCCACTGCACACCCGGCCGCACTCACGAGGTGGCGGCCAGGCCCCCTACCGAATTCAAGGAGAACCGTCATGGCGTTCAACATCCACAACCGTAACTTGCTCAGCCTCGAACACCACACCACGCGCGAGCTCAAATACCTGCTGGATCTGTCACGCGACCTCAAACGCGCCAAATACACCGGCACCGAACAGCAACACCTCAAAGGCAACAACATTGCGCTGATTTTCGAAAAAACCTCCACCCGCACCCGCTGTGCGTTCGAAGTTGCGGCCTATGACCAGGGCGCCAATGTCACCTACATCGACCCCAACTCATCGCAGATCGGCCACAAAGAAAGCATGAAGGATACTGCCCGCGTGCTGGGTCGGATGTATGACGCCATCGAGTACCGTGGCTTCAAACAGGAAATCGTCGAAGAACTGGCCAAGTTCGCAGGCGTGCCGGTGTTCAACGGCTTGACCGATGAGTACCACCCAACCCAAATGATCGCCGATGTGCTGACCATGCGTGAGCACAGCGACAAACCGCTACACGACATCAGCTACGCCTACTTGGGCGACGCCCGCAACAACATGGGCAATTCGCTGCTGCTGATCGGCGCCAAGCTCGGCATGGACGTACGCATCGCCGCCCCCAAAGCGCTGTGGCCCCATGAAGACCTGGTCGAGCGTTGCCAGCACTACGCCGAAGAAAGCGGCGCACGAATCACCCTCACCGAAGACCCCAAGGCTGCAGTCAAGGACGTCGATTTCATTCACACCGACGTCTGGGTTTCGATGGGTGAACCGATCGAAGCCTGGGGTGAGCGCATCAAGCTGCTCAAGCCCTACCAGGTGAACAAGGAGATGATGAAAGCCACAGGCAACCCCAGGACCAAATTCATGCACTGCCTGCCTGCTTTCCACAACAGCGAAACCAAGGTAGGCAAGCAGATTGCCGAGCAGTATCCGGACCTGGCCAATGGCATAGAAGTGACCGATGACGTGTTCGAGTCGCCGGCGTGCATCGCCTTCGAACAGGCGGAAAACCGCATGCATACCATCAAGGCGATCCTGGTTTCGACCTTGGCTGACCTGTAAGGCTGGGCAGCCCGCGTCACCTGTGGCAGCGGGGTTACCCGCTGCCACGGTGCGGTGTCCGGCCACCCAACAGCGCATATTTCTTTCGCTTAAAGGACATTTCCCATGCGTATCGTTGTTGCATTGGGCGGCAACGCCCTGCTACGCCGCGGTGAGCCGATGACCGCTGAGAATCAGCGCGCCAATATACGCACAGCCACCGAACAGATCGCCAAGATCCACCCCGGCAACGAGCTGGTGATCGCCCACGGCAATGGCCCGCAGGTGGGCCTGCTGGCGCTGCAAGGGCTGTCGTACAAGCCCGACGAAGCTTACCCGCTGGATGTGCTGGGTGCCGAAACAGAAGGCATGATCGGCTACATGATCGAGCAGGAGCTAGGTAACCTGCTGGACTTCGAAGTGCCGTTCGCTACCCTGCTGACGCAGGTTGAGGTAGATGCCAACGACCCGGCCTTCAAAGACCCAAGCAAGTTCATCGGCCCCGTGTACAGCAAAGAGGAAGCGCAGCGCCTGGCCAAGGAAAAGGGCTGGGTGGTCAAGGCCGACGGCGACAAGTATCGGCGTGTCGTCGCAAGCCCAAAACCCAAACGCATCTTCGAAATCCGCCCGATCACTTGGCTGCTCGAAAAGAAAAGCATCGTGATCTGCGCAGGGGGCGGCGGCATCCCGACTCTGTACGATGAAAACCGCAAGCTCAAGGGGGTCGAGGCGGTGATCGACAAAGACCTGTGCTCGGCGTTGTTGGCCGAACAGTTGAAAGCCGACCTTCTGGTAATCGCCACCGATGTCGATGCGGCCTACATTGATTGGGGCAAGCCAACGCAAAAAGCCATTGCCCAGGCCCATCCCGATGAACTCGATCGCCTGGGCTTCGCTGCAGGCTCCATGGGGCCAAAGGTGCAAGCTGCCTGCGATTTCGCCCGCCATACCGGTAAAGTGGCTGTGATCAGCTCGCTGGAGAACATCGAGGATATCGTCAAAGGCGTCGCCGGTACCCGGATCAGCACCCAGACACCGGGTATCAGCTACCGTTGACTGCAGTTGGCGGGCTAGCCGGGCCCGCCTTTTCAATTTTGTGGAGGTTTGAGCCATGGCCCAATTTCACCCCGGTCACGTACACATCGAGCGCATTGCGCTGAACAGCGCCGACCATAGCTATGACCTGAACATCGAATACGAAGCCGTGCAGGACCCCGGCGAAGGCCTGGGTGTGGCGTTTCACATGCACGGCAGCATCGAAGGCAAGCCGGTGGATGAGACTTTCTTCCTGGCCAAGGACCAGGTGCTACCGAGCTTTCTGATGGTCTTGAGCCGCAAAGCCCAGGCGCACCTGGAGCCGCCGAAGAAATTCGAGACGCTCAGCTCGCCACACAAGCTCTACGACGCGATGTTCGAAGACATCCGCGAGAAACTTCACGTGAAATCGGGCGATCCGATCAAGCCTGAACACTTGGAGTGAAGTCGCCTAGAGGGGCCGTTCTGCGGCCCTGACAATGTTGAGGCATACTACTGCCCTCCCCGGCCAAAACGCCCCTCTGCCCCATGCGCATCCACGTCAGTTTCATCGACCGCGTCGGTATCACTCAGGAAGTCCTCGCCCTGCTCGGTGCCCGCAACCTCAATCTGGACGCCGTGGAGATGGTCCCGCCCAACGTCTATATCGATGCCCCGACCCTGAGCCCTGCAGTGCTCGAAGAACTTCACGACGCCCTGTTCGAAGTCCAGGGCGTGCAATCGGTGGAGGTGGTCGACATCCTTCCCGGCCAACGCCGCCACCTGCAACTCGATGCACTGCTGGCGGCCATGAGCGACCCAGTGCTAGCGGTCGACAGCGCGGGCAAGGTGCTTTTGGCCAACCCGGCGCTGATCGCCCTTTGCGGCCGCGAATCCGCCGGGCGTACGGTGGGTGAGTTGTTCAACGATCCAGAACTTCTCCAGGCCCTACTGGACAACAACTTCCGATTGCCGATGCGCGAAATGCAGCTGCACGGGCAAAGCTTGTTGCTGGACGCCACGCCCATCACCCACGCAGGCGGGCTGCTTACACTGTATGCGCCCAGCCGCATGGGCGAGCGCCTGTCGGCGCTGCACCACGACCACGCTGAAGGCTTCGATGCGCTGCTGGGCGAATCACCGGCCATCCGCACGCTCAAAGCCCGCGCACTGCGCGTGGCGGCACTGGACGCACCGTTGCTGGTACACGGCGAAACCGGCACCGGCAAAGAGCTGGTGGCCCGCGCCTGTCACGCCATCAGCAGCCGCCAAGCCTCGCCGTTCCTTGCCCTCAACTGCGCGGCACTGCCCGAAAGCCTGGCCGAAAGCGAGCTGTTCGGCTATGCCCCCGGCGCCTTCACCGGTGCCCAGCGCGGCGGCAAGCCCGGGCTGATGGAGCTGGCCAACCAGGGTACGGTGTTCCTCGACGAGATCGGCGAAATGTCGCCGTACCTGCAGGCCAAGCTGCTACGTTTTCTTAGCGATGGCAGCTTCCGCCGCGTGGGCGGCGACCGCGAGGTGAAAGTGGATGTGCGCATCATCAGCGCCACCCACCGCGACCTGGAACGCATGGTCGCCGAAGGCACCTTCCGTGAAGACCTGTTCTATCGCCTGAATGTGCTCAACCTGCAAGTGCCGCCGCTGCGCGACCGGGGCCAGGACATCCTCATGCTGGCGCACTACTTCATGCAGCAGGCCTGCACACAGATCCAGCGCCCCGCCTGCCGCCTCACCCCCGCGACTCACTCGGCCCTGCTGGCCAACCCCTGGCCAGGCAACGTGCGTCAGTTGCAGAACGTGATTTTCCGCGCTGCGGCCATCTGCGAGGGCAACCTGGTAGATATCGGTGACCTGGATATCGCCGGAACCTCGGTGGCCCGAGGGCAGGATGGCGAGGTGGCAAGCTTGGAGCAGGCAGTGAGCGATTTCGAAAAGGCGTTGCTGCAGCGGCTATACGCCAGTTATCCCTCGACACGGCAGTTGGCGGGGCGGCTGCAGACATCGCATACGGCGATTGCACAACGGTTACGCAAATACGGCATCACCAGCAAAAGCTTATGACGGAACGATTTCAATACACTGTAATTAATTCAATACACCCTGGAGTTCACGCCGCTGGACAAGGGTCTGATCAACCTCGAGTTTTAGGCCACCCTTCAAATGTAGCGAATTCGTTACAGTGGCCGGGCGCGCCTTTATCGCATCCACCTTCAAATCATTGATTTATAAGGCTTTATTAATATTGGCCGCATTATTGCTTCGGGATTCGCAATTCAAGAGCGCGGCCGCACCGCGCCCATCGCCCTGCTTCCCGAGGATCCCCCATGAGCGAGTTGCGTTTCACAGAAGATCACGAATGGCTACGCGTCGAAGACGACGGTAGTGTCACCGTGGGCATCACCGCCTACGCCCAGAACGCCCTCGGCGATGTGGTCTATGTGCAACTGCCTGAGCTGCAGCCTTATGAAAAAGGCGCCGAAGCCTCCACCGTCGAATCGGTGAAAGCCGCCAGTGGTGTGTACATGCCCCTGACCGGTGAAGTGGTCGCCGTCAACGAAGGCCTCAACGACAGCCCCGAACTGGTCAACGAAGATCCGCTGGGTGAAGGCTGGTTCTTCCGCTTCATCCCGGCCGACATGAACCAAGTCAACGCCCTGCTCGACCAGGACGCCTACGACCGCTTGATCAAAGCCAACGACGACGCCTGAGGAGCCCGACCATGACTATCAACCTCGGCACCGCCAACGAATTCATTGCCCGTCACATTGGCCCGCGCGCCGACGACGAGCAGGCCATGCTCGCCACCCTGGGCTTCGATTCGCTGGACGCCATGACCGCAGCGGTCATCCCTGACAGCATTAAAGGCACCAGCGTGCTCGGCTCGCAAGACGGCCAGAGCGAAGCCGATGCCCTCGCGGCGCTCAAGGCCATCGCGGGCAAGAACCAAGTGTTCAAGAGCTATATAGGCCAGGGTTACTACAACACCCACACCCCATCGCCGATCCTGCGCAACCTGTTGGAAAACCCGGCTTGGTACACCGCCTACACCCCCTACCAGCCAGAGATTTCCCAGGGCCGCCTGGAAGCACTGCTGAACTTCCAGACCCTGATCAGTGACCTTACCGGCCTGCCGATCGCCAACGCATCCTTGCTCGACGAAGCCACCGCAGCGGCCGAGGCCATGACCTTCTGCAAGCGCCTGTCGAAGAACAAGGCCAGCCACACCTTCTTCGCCTCCGTGCACTGCCACCCTCAGACCCTCGACGTGTTGCGCACCCGTGCCGAGCCGCTGGGCATCGAAATCGTAGTGGGTGACGAACGTGAACTGGGCGATGTCAGCGCCTTCTTCGGCGCATTGCTGCAATACCCAGCCAGCAACGGTGAGGTGTTCGACTACCGCGAGGTCGTCGCGCGCTTTCACGCCGCCAATGCCTTGGTCGCAGTCGCCGCCGACCTGCTGGCCCTGACCCTGCTCACCCCGCCTGGCGAGTTCGACGCCGACGTTGCCATCGGCAGCGCCCAGCGCTTCGGCGTGCCGCTGGGCTTTGGTGGCCCCCATGCGGCCTATTTCGCTACCCGCGATGCCTTCAAGCGTGACATGCCTGGCCGCCTGGTCGGTGTTTCGATCGACCGCTTCGGCAAAACTGCCCTGCGCCTGGCCATGCAGACCCGCGAACAGCATATCCGTCGCGAGAAAGCCACCAGCAACATCTGCACCGCCCAGGTGCTGCTGGCCAACATCGCCAGCATGTTCGCCGTGTACCACGGCCCGGCGGGCCTCAAGCGCATTGCTGAGCGCACTCACGCCCTCACCGCGATTCTCGCGGCCGGCCTGAAAAACCTGGGCCTGGAAGTGGTTGGGGAAACCGCCTTCGACACCCTGACCCTGGCCACCGGCAGTGCCACCGCCAGCTTGCATGACAAGGCGCGGGGCCAGGGTATCAACCTGCGCCAGATCGACGCTGCCCACCTGGGCCTGTCGCTCGACGAAACCAGCACCCAAGCCGACGTCGAGGCCCTCTGGCAACTGTTCGGCAGCGATCAGGCTCAGCCCGACTTCGCTAGCCTGGCAGCCAGCACCGGCTCGCGTTTGCCGGCCACCCTGCTGCGTCAGTCGGCGATCCTTGAGCACCCGGTGTTCAACCGCTACCACAGCGAAACCGAGCTGATGCGCTACCTGCGCCTGTTGGCCGACAAGGACTTGGCGCTGGACCGCAGCATGATCCCACTGGGGTCGTGCACCATGAAGCTCAACGCGGCCAGCGAAATGATCCCAGTGACCTGGGCCGAGTTTGGCAACCTGCACCCGTTCGCCCCAGCTGAGCAAAGCCAGGGCTACCTGCAGATGACTACCGAACTTGAGGCGATGCTGTGCGCCGCCACCGGATACGACGCGGTGTCGCTGCAACCCAACGCCGGTTCCCAGGGCGAGTACGCAGGCCTGCTGGCGATCCGCGCTTACCACCGCAGCCGCGGCGAAGGCCACCGCGATATCTGCTTGATCCCTTCCTCGGCTCACGGCACCAACCCTGCGACCGCGCACATGGCCGGCATGCGTGTGGTGGTCACCGCCTGTGATGCCCGTGGCAACGTCGATGTCCAAGACCTGCGCGCCAAGGCCATCGAACACCGCGAGCGCCTGGCGGCGATCATGATCACCTACCCGTCGACCCACGGCGTGTTCGAAGAAGCGATTGGCGAGATCTGCGCGATCATCCATGACAACGGCGGCCAGGTGTATATCGACGGCGCCAACATGAATGCCATGGTCGGCCTTTGCGCCCCAGGCAAATTCGGGGGCGACGTTTCGCACCTGAACCTGCACAAGACCTTCTGCATTCCTCATGGCGGTGGCGGCCCAGGCGTCGGGCCGATCGGCGTCAAGTCGCACCTGGCGCCGTTCCTGCCAGGTCACGCGGCGCTGGAAAACCCCGAGGGGGCCGTATGCGCCGCGCCGTTCGGCAGCGCCAGCATCCTGCCGATCACCTGGATGTACATTCGCATGATGGGCGGTGCCGGGCTCAAACGTGCCTCGCAGATGGCGATTCTCAACGCCAACTACATCGCCCGCCGCCTGGAAGAGCACTATCCAGTGCTGTACACCGGTGGCAACGGCCTGGTCGCCCACGAATGCATCCTCGACCTGCGCCCACTCAAGGACAGCAGCGGCATCAGCGTCGATGACGTGGCCAAGCGCCTGATCGACTTTGGCTTCCACGCCCCGACCATGTCGTTCCCGGTGGCCGGCACGCTGATGATCGAGCCGACCGAAAGTGAGTCCAGGGAAGAACTGGATCGCTTCTGCAACGCCATGATCCAGATCCGCGAAGAGATCCGCGCCGTGGAAAACGGCAGCGTTGACAAAGATGACAACCCGTTGAAAAACGCCCCGCACACTGCAGCGGAACTGGTAGGTGAATGGAGCCATGGCTATAGCCGTGAGCAGGCCGTGTATCCACTGCCCAGCCTGGTGCAAGGCAAGTACTGGCCGCCGGTCGGTCGCGTCGACAACGTGTTTGGTGATCGCAACCTGGTCTGCGCCTGCCCGTCGATCGAGAGCTATCAGGACGCCTGATAGCATCTAGGCTTGACACACAACCTGTGGGAGCGGGTTCACCGGCGAATGCGTTAGTGGCTGCATCGCCATATTCGCGGGCCAACCCGCTCCCGCTCGGTTCAGTGTCCGCCCAAACAACCCAGCTGGAGGCAGCATGTCACTGAGCGTCTTCGACTTGTTCAAGATCGGCATCGGCCCCTCCAGCTCCCACACGGTCGGGCCTATGCGCGCTGCCGCGCGCTTTGTTCAGG
Proteins encoded in this region:
- a CDS encoding sigma-54-dependent transcriptional regulator, whose amino-acid sequence is MRIHVSFIDRVGITQEVLALLGARNLNLDAVEMVPPNVYIDAPTLSPAVLEELHDALFEVQGVQSVEVVDILPGQRRHLQLDALLAAMSDPVLAVDSAGKVLLANPALIALCGRESAGRTVGELFNDPELLQALLDNNFRLPMREMQLHGQSLLLDATPITHAGGLLTLYAPSRMGERLSALHHDHAEGFDALLGESPAIRTLKARALRVAALDAPLLVHGETGTGKELVARACHAISSRQASPFLALNCAALPESLAESELFGYAPGAFTGAQRGGKPGLMELANQGTVFLDEIGEMSPYLQAKLLRFLSDGSFRRVGGDREVKVDVRIISATHRDLERMVAEGTFREDLFYRLNVLNLQVPPLRDRGQDILMLAHYFMQQACTQIQRPACRLTPATHSALLANPWPGNVRQLQNVIFRAAAICEGNLVDIGDLDIAGTSVARGQDGEVASLEQAVSDFEKALLQRLYASYPSTRQLAGRLQTSHTAIAQRLRKYGITSKSL
- the arcC gene encoding carbamate kinase yields the protein MRIVVALGGNALLRRGEPMTAENQRANIRTATEQIAKIHPGNELVIAHGNGPQVGLLALQGLSYKPDEAYPLDVLGAETEGMIGYMIEQELGNLLDFEVPFATLLTQVEVDANDPAFKDPSKFIGPVYSKEEAQRLAKEKGWVVKADGDKYRRVVASPKPKRIFEIRPITWLLEKKSIVICAGGGGIPTLYDENRKLKGVEAVIDKDLCSALLAEQLKADLLVIATDVDAAYIDWGKPTQKAIAQAHPDELDRLGFAAGSMGPKVQAACDFARHTGKVAVISSLENIEDIVKGVAGTRISTQTPGISYR
- the gcvP gene encoding aminomethyl-transferring glycine dehydrogenase is translated as MTINLGTANEFIARHIGPRADDEQAMLATLGFDSLDAMTAAVIPDSIKGTSVLGSQDGQSEADALAALKAIAGKNQVFKSYIGQGYYNTHTPSPILRNLLENPAWYTAYTPYQPEISQGRLEALLNFQTLISDLTGLPIANASLLDEATAAAEAMTFCKRLSKNKASHTFFASVHCHPQTLDVLRTRAEPLGIEIVVGDERELGDVSAFFGALLQYPASNGEVFDYREVVARFHAANALVAVAADLLALTLLTPPGEFDADVAIGSAQRFGVPLGFGGPHAAYFATRDAFKRDMPGRLVGVSIDRFGKTALRLAMQTREQHIRREKATSNICTAQVLLANIASMFAVYHGPAGLKRIAERTHALTAILAAGLKNLGLEVVGETAFDTLTLATGSATASLHDKARGQGINLRQIDAAHLGLSLDETSTQADVEALWQLFGSDQAQPDFASLAASTGSRLPATLLRQSAILEHPVFNRYHSETELMRYLRLLADKDLALDRSMIPLGSCTMKLNAASEMIPVTWAEFGNLHPFAPAEQSQGYLQMTTELEAMLCAATGYDAVSLQPNAGSQGEYAGLLAIRAYHRSRGEGHRDICLIPSSAHGTNPATAHMAGMRVVVTACDARGNVDVQDLRAKAIEHRERLAAIMITYPSTHGVFEEAIGEICAIIHDNGGQVYIDGANMNAMVGLCAPGKFGGDVSHLNLHKTFCIPHGGGGPGVGPIGVKSHLAPFLPGHAALENPEGAVCAAPFGSASILPITWMYIRMMGGAGLKRASQMAILNANYIARRLEEHYPVLYTGGNGLVAHECILDLRPLKDSSGISVDDVAKRLIDFGFHAPTMSFPVAGTLMIEPTESESREELDRFCNAMIQIREEIRAVENGSVDKDDNPLKNAPHTAAELVGEWSHGYSREQAVYPLPSLVQGKYWPPVGRVDNVFGDRNLVCACPSIESYQDA
- a CDS encoding DUF5064 family protein, whose protein sequence is MAQFHPGHVHIERIALNSADHSYDLNIEYEAVQDPGEGLGVAFHMHGSIEGKPVDETFFLAKDQVLPSFLMVLSRKAQAHLEPPKKFETLSSPHKLYDAMFEDIREKLHVKSGDPIKPEHLE
- the gcvH gene encoding glycine cleavage system protein GcvH; the encoded protein is MSELRFTEDHEWLRVEDDGSVTVGITAYAQNALGDVVYVQLPELQPYEKGAEASTVESVKAASGVYMPLTGEVVAVNEGLNDSPELVNEDPLGEGWFFRFIPADMNQVNALLDQDAYDRLIKANDDA